The Halogranum gelatinilyticum genome contains a region encoding:
- a CDS encoding sensor histidine kinase, with protein MPSPLVFLSLLAGITTLALTVFALRNRDEPGAPSFAVFTFGAAVWSLSYAGALVTFDPAARELFEISNEIGQALVAPAWLMFALGYTGRSEVVTRRVVAALAVVPVVTTVLVATNDAHHLMWANYHVEPAFGAATVLYDPGPWYYLHAAYGYLLIGTGVALIGEMLLSQGAFYREQALAMLVGSLVPTVAHVKRTFVVGPYPQINFTPIALAVTGLAFGYALFRFELFGLTPTTRRLGRRAAIDDVGVGVVIVNPEGRIVEVNRKAQDVLEMSTDELLERRLGDLVPGFGLEADGGSPKTVLTAGDDRRTYELTTSAIADQHDRLVGHTVTLNDITEREQRRQRLEVLNRVLRHNLRNDMTVVLGYAQTLEETLPESEARMASTIERKARSLVDMSEKARKLEQLIESPGDPTRVDVASLLRAVCDELGDAFPAATVTADLPDELVVRTVPDVLDAVVENLVENAIEHNDVDAPQVWVSAAVDGGGLVVTVADDGPGIPDHELDTIDAGTETPLQHGSGIGLWLVHWGVRSLGGGLSFETGTATDGHDDSRGTTATVRLPVR; from the coding sequence TCCTCTCGCTTCTGGCGGGTATTACGACGCTCGCACTCACGGTCTTCGCCCTCCGCAACCGTGACGAGCCGGGGGCTCCCTCCTTCGCGGTCTTCACCTTCGGGGCAGCGGTCTGGTCGCTCTCCTACGCGGGAGCGCTCGTCACCTTCGACCCCGCCGCGCGCGAACTGTTCGAGATATCTAACGAGATCGGGCAGGCACTCGTCGCCCCCGCGTGGCTCATGTTCGCGCTCGGCTACACCGGCCGCAGCGAGGTCGTCACCCGGCGAGTCGTCGCCGCGCTTGCGGTCGTCCCCGTCGTGACGACCGTGCTCGTCGCGACCAACGACGCCCACCACTTGATGTGGGCGAACTACCACGTCGAACCGGCGTTCGGGGCGGCGACGGTGCTCTACGACCCCGGTCCGTGGTACTATCTCCACGCCGCCTACGGCTATCTCCTCATCGGGACGGGGGTGGCTCTCATCGGCGAGATGCTGCTCTCGCAGGGCGCGTTCTACCGCGAGCAGGCACTCGCGATGCTCGTCGGCAGCCTCGTCCCGACCGTCGCCCACGTCAAGCGGACCTTCGTCGTCGGTCCGTACCCCCAGATCAACTTCACGCCCATCGCGCTGGCCGTGACGGGGCTGGCGTTCGGCTACGCACTCTTCCGGTTCGAGCTGTTCGGTCTCACGCCGACGACCCGTCGTCTCGGCCGCCGGGCCGCCATCGACGACGTCGGCGTCGGCGTCGTCATCGTCAACCCCGAGGGGAGAATCGTCGAGGTCAACCGGAAGGCCCAGGACGTCCTGGAGATGTCCACCGACGAACTGCTCGAACGGCGGCTCGGCGACCTCGTGCCGGGGTTCGGACTCGAAGCCGACGGCGGGTCGCCGAAGACCGTCCTCACCGCGGGCGACGACCGGCGGACCTACGAGCTGACGACCTCCGCTATCGCCGACCAGCACGACCGCCTCGTCGGTCACACGGTGACGCTCAACGACATCACCGAACGCGAACAGCGTCGCCAACGGCTGGAGGTCCTCAACCGCGTCCTCAGACACAACCTCCGCAACGACATGACGGTCGTCCTCGGCTACGCTCAGACGCTCGAAGAGACGCTGCCCGAGTCGGAAGCGCGGATGGCGAGCACCATCGAGCGGAAGGCGCGGAGTCTCGTCGACATGAGCGAGAAGGCCCGCAAGCTCGAACAGCTCATCGAGTCGCCCGGCGACCCGACGCGCGTCGACGTCGCCTCGCTGCTCCGCGCGGTCTGTGACGAACTCGGCGACGCGTTCCCCGCGGCAACCGTCACCGCCGACCTCCCCGACGAACTGGTCGTCCGGACGGTCCCCGACGTGCTCGACGCCGTCGTCGAGAACCTCGTCGAGAACGCCATCGAACACAACGACGTCGACGCGCCGCAGGTGTGGGTCTCGGCAGCCGTCGACGGGGGTGGCTTGGTCGTCACCGTGGCCGACGACGGTCCCGGAATCCCCGACCACGAACTCGATACCATCGATGCGGGCACGGAGACGCCGCTGCAACACGGCAGCGGCATCGGGCTCTGGCTCGTCCACTGGGGCGTCAGATCGCTCGGTGGCGGTCTCTCCTTCGAGACGGGGACGGCGACGGACGGCCACGACGACTCACGCGGAACGACCGCGACCGTCCGGCTGCCGGTGCGGTGA
- a CDS encoding DNA polymerase sliding clamp — MFKAIVSASTLRDALDSVSVLVEECKIRLNEDELAIRAVDPANVGMVDLSLEAAAFESYEADGGVIGVNLSRLEDIAGMANSGDLIQLELDEETRKLHIQIEGLSYTLALIDPDSIRQEPDIPDLDLPAEIVLEGNQMDRGIKAADMVSDHIRLHVDEEEEAFYIEAEGDTDDVDLKIGSDELISLQAGPADSLFSLDYLKDMNKAIPSDAEVTIELGEEFPVKLHYEFGEGMGHVTYMLAPRIQSD, encoded by the coding sequence ATGTTCAAGGCCATCGTCAGTGCGTCCACCCTCCGGGACGCGCTCGACTCCGTGAGCGTGCTTGTCGAGGAGTGCAAGATCCGACTGAACGAGGACGAACTCGCCATCCGCGCGGTCGACCCCGCCAACGTCGGCATGGTCGACCTCTCGCTGGAGGCGGCGGCGTTCGAGTCCTACGAGGCCGACGGCGGCGTCATCGGCGTCAACCTCTCGCGGCTCGAGGACATCGCGGGCATGGCCAACTCCGGCGACCTCATCCAGCTCGAACTCGACGAGGAGACCCGCAAGCTCCACATCCAGATCGAGGGTCTCTCCTACACGCTGGCACTCATCGACCCCGACTCCATCCGCCAGGAGCCGGACATTCCGGACCTCGACCTCCCCGCCGAAATCGTCTTGGAGGGCAACCAGATGGACCGCGGTATCAAGGCCGCCGACATGGTCTCCGACCACATCCGCCTGCACGTCGACGAGGAGGAGGAGGCCTTCTACATCGAGGCCGAGGGCGACACCGACGACGTCGACCTCAAGATCGGCAGCGACGAACTCATCTCGCTGCAGGCCGGACCGGCCGACTCGCTGTTCAGCCTCGACTATCTCAAGGACATGAACAAGGCCATCCCCTCCGACGCCGAGGTCACCATCGAACTCGGCGAGGAGTTCCCCGTCAAGCTCCACTACGAGTTCGGTGAGGGCATGGGCCACGTGACGTACATGCTCGCGCCGCGCATCCAGAGCGACTAA
- a CDS encoding 23S rRNA (uridine(2552)-2'-O)-methyltransferase has protein sequence MPRKDQYYNRAKQQGYRARSAFKLKQLNESSGLLSPGDHVVDLGAAPGGWLQVAAEEVGEHGKVVGVDLQRIKELEARNVTTIRGDMTEEETKEKLLAELGEDGADVVLSDMAPNMTGEYNLDHARSVYLARQAFEVALDVLDSGGDLAVKVFDGPDLPDLREDMEKEFQYVRATHPDASRKESSELYLIGKGRITAPIRTGDELEVEIVDVGSEGDGIAKVEDFTVFVSGTETGDVVTVEITDVKPRFAFAERVADE, from the coding sequence ATGCCACGCAAGGACCAATACTACAACAGGGCGAAACAGCAGGGCTACCGGGCACGGTCGGCCTTCAAACTGAAACAGCTGAACGAGTCGTCCGGGCTGCTGTCGCCCGGCGACCACGTCGTCGACCTCGGAGCCGCCCCCGGCGGCTGGCTGCAGGTCGCCGCCGAGGAGGTCGGCGAACACGGCAAGGTCGTCGGCGTCGACCTCCAGCGTATCAAAGAGCTGGAGGCGCGGAACGTGACGACCATCCGCGGCGACATGACCGAGGAGGAGACGAAGGAGAAACTGCTCGCCGAACTCGGCGAGGACGGTGCGGATGTCGTCCTCTCGGACATGGCCCCGAACATGACCGGCGAGTACAACCTCGACCACGCCCGGTCGGTCTATCTCGCCCGCCAGGCCTTCGAGGTCGCGCTCGACGTCCTCGACAGCGGCGGTGACCTCGCGGTGAAGGTGTTCGACGGCCCGGACCTGCCGGACCTGCGCGAAGACATGGAGAAGGAGTTCCAGTACGTCCGGGCGACCCACCCCGACGCCTCCCGGAAGGAGTCCTCGGAACTCTATCTCATCGGGAAGGGCCGCATCACCGCCCCCATCCGCACGGGCGACGAGCTCGAGGTCGAAATCGTCGACGTCGGCAGCGAGGGCGACGGCATCGCCAAGGTCGAGGACTTCACCGTCTTCGTCTCCGGCACGGAGACGGGTGACGTCGTCACCGTCGAGATTACGGACGTGAAACCGCGGTTCGCGTTCGCCGAGCGCGTCGCCGACGAGTAA
- a CDS encoding queuosine precursor transporter, with the protein MNDSSYEPSLAPIALVGLFVTALVTAQLVSSKLLALTVPVVGVVLTAPGGTLAYAATYFASDCISELYGPRFARRVVNVAFAMNFVMLALVFATIQLPAAQGSPVDPDQFATVLSSGGSIVLGSSLAYLVSQNWDVLVFHRIREMTGESFLWLRNIGSTATSQLIDTVIFTVVAFAVAPVLLGTGQAPPTNVIVSIVVGQYLVKLFIALVDTPLVYATVGAIRASDDDGVVPTTAD; encoded by the coding sequence ATGAATGACAGCAGCTACGAGCCTTCGCTCGCTCCTATCGCCCTCGTCGGCCTGTTCGTCACGGCACTCGTCACCGCCCAGCTCGTCTCCTCGAAACTGCTCGCGTTGACGGTGCCGGTCGTCGGCGTCGTCCTCACCGCCCCCGGCGGGACGCTGGCCTACGCGGCGACCTACTTCGCCTCCGACTGTATCTCGGAACTCTACGGCCCGCGCTTTGCCCGCCGCGTCGTCAACGTCGCCTTCGCGATGAACTTCGTAATGCTCGCGCTCGTCTTCGCGACCATCCAGCTCCCGGCCGCACAGGGCAGCCCGGTCGACCCCGACCAGTTCGCGACCGTCCTCAGCTCCGGCGGGAGCATCGTCCTGGGGTCGTCGCTGGCCTACCTCGTCAGCCAGAACTGGGACGTGCTCGTCTTCCACCGCATCCGCGAGATGACGGGCGAGTCGTTCCTCTGGCTCCGCAACATCGGCTCGACGGCGACGAGCCAACTCATCGACACGGTCATCTTCACTGTCGTCGCCTTCGCCGTCGCGCCCGTCCTCCTCGGCACCGGTCAGGCCCCGCCGACGAACGTCATCGTCAGCATCGTCGTCGGTCAGTATCTCGTGAAACTCTTCATCGCGCTGGTCGACACCCCGCTCGTCTACGCCACCGTCGGCGCGATCCGCGCCAGCGACGACGACGGCGTCGTCCCGACGACCGCCGACTGA
- a CDS encoding ribbon-helix-helix domain-containing protein, with protein sequence MAKISVEIPDELLADLDEHVGENGKFVNRSDAIRASIRKTLDLLDEIDQRHGRLKDE encoded by the coding sequence ATGGCGAAGATAAGCGTGGAAATCCCTGACGAACTGCTCGCCGATCTGGACGAACACGTCGGCGAGAACGGCAAGTTCGTCAACCGCAGCGACGCGATTCGGGCATCGATCCGCAAGACGCTGGACCTCCTCGACGAGATCGACCAGCGACACGGCCGACTGAAAGATGAATGA
- a CDS encoding twin-arginine translocase subunit TatC, with amino-acid sequence MSSALDEDTRRALGEGRETAGAMLRSAQKDGQKIFIVFLIGFLGAFYALQYRVWQFLKDVTKARMSQELGEQVVIIAQTPFDVILLQAKISLAVGIVVAFPVFIYFARDALEERGYWPRSPVAIWKVALVGLLSLVLFALGLFYGYYLFFPLMFQFLAENAIAATFEPRYSIVKWAQFIFLLTISFGLAAQMPLAITGLSYTEIVPYETFRDKWRYAVVAIFVFGAVFSPPDPFTQIMWAAPLLILYGFSLYLAKIVVTARRSSERTSFRALAASKWNVLAGVFAGGVAAAYLFYTRGAVTAINAYLDTSTVGTYTDYRLLSAGELLPLSPTLNAVLVGAALGLVGVVVALMYFVLSTLDEDVPDEGAMGDPTALDLGELDEAGVRAAPLEAFAALTEPQALQLASDAMDDGDHAKAQAILDRFDEAETADIEGDGDVAIETPDADDDGDGDDETAPGSIEDRATRAGGSFLSELTEGERDEDDIGGYYTDIMFIVDSVTSKAFWVVGWFMLVLGGTFTWLYSGGIGEVKNDFLDRLPAAVNPDSLTVITLHPVEALIFEVKFSTLVAGIMTLPLIAFLAWPALRERKLVYGRRYVIFGWVGALLVGLVGGFALGYSYVAPTVISYLVADTVSANMVISYRITDFFWLIFYTTAGIGLLADIPVLMVLLNTAGVSYKAMRGRWREVTVGILTFAAFFTPAGILTMFLVTIPLMAAYGVGLAVLFILTFGGRRDLVNPRTADA; translated from the coding sequence ATGTCTAGCGCGCTCGACGAGGACACCCGCCGCGCACTCGGTGAGGGCCGGGAGACCGCCGGGGCCATGTTGCGGTCGGCCCAGAAAGACGGGCAGAAGATCTTTATCGTCTTCCTCATCGGCTTTCTCGGCGCGTTCTACGCTCTCCAGTACCGTGTGTGGCAGTTCCTGAAGGACGTGACCAAGGCTCGGATGAGCCAGGAACTCGGCGAACAGGTCGTCATCATCGCCCAGACGCCGTTCGACGTCATCCTCTTACAGGCGAAGATCAGCCTCGCCGTCGGTATCGTCGTCGCGTTTCCGGTCTTCATCTACTTCGCTCGTGACGCGCTCGAGGAGCGTGGCTACTGGCCGCGCTCTCCGGTCGCCATCTGGAAGGTGGCCCTCGTCGGCCTGCTGTCGCTCGTGCTCTTCGCGCTCGGGCTGTTCTACGGCTACTACCTCTTCTTCCCGCTGATGTTCCAGTTCCTCGCGGAGAACGCCATCGCGGCCACGTTCGAGCCGCGCTACTCCATCGTCAAGTGGGCGCAGTTCATCTTCCTCCTGACCATCTCGTTCGGTCTCGCCGCCCAGATGCCGCTGGCGATCACGGGGCTGTCGTACACCGAGATCGTCCCCTACGAGACGTTCCGTGACAAGTGGCGCTACGCCGTCGTCGCCATCTTCGTCTTCGGTGCCGTCTTCTCGCCGCCGGACCCCTTCACGCAGATCATGTGGGCGGCACCGCTGCTCATCCTCTACGGCTTCAGCCTCTATCTCGCGAAGATCGTGGTGACGGCCCGTCGGAGCAGCGAGCGGACGAGCTTCCGCGCGCTCGCGGCGTCGAAGTGGAACGTCCTCGCAGGCGTCTTCGCCGGCGGTGTCGCCGCCGCGTATCTGTTCTACACCCGCGGTGCCGTCACGGCCATCAACGCGTACCTCGATACGAGCACGGTCGGCACGTACACCGACTACCGGCTGCTCTCGGCGGGCGAACTGCTCCCGCTGTCGCCGACGCTCAACGCCGTCCTCGTCGGAGCCGCCCTCGGTCTCGTCGGCGTCGTCGTCGCGCTGATGTACTTCGTCCTGTCGACGCTGGACGAGGACGTCCCCGACGAGGGTGCGATGGGCGACCCGACCGCGCTCGACCTCGGCGAACTCGACGAGGCGGGCGTCCGGGCGGCCCCGCTCGAAGCCTTCGCCGCGCTCACCGAACCGCAGGCACTCCAGCTTGCCAGCGACGCGATGGACGACGGCGACCACGCGAAGGCTCAGGCCATCCTCGACCGCTTCGACGAGGCCGAGACGGCCGACATCGAGGGCGACGGTGACGTGGCCATCGAGACGCCGGACGCCGACGACGATGGCGACGGCGACGACGAGACCGCGCCCGGGAGCATCGAGGACCGCGCGACCCGCGCCGGTGGCTCGTTCCTCTCGGAGCTGACGGAGGGCGAGCGCGACGAGGACGACATCGGTGGCTACTACACCGACATCATGTTCATCGTCGACAGCGTCACCTCGAAGGCGTTCTGGGTGGTCGGCTGGTTCATGCTCGTCCTCGGCGGGACGTTCACCTGGCTCTACAGCGGCGGTATCGGCGAGGTGAAAAACGACTTCCTCGACCGGCTTCCGGCCGCGGTCAACCCCGACTCGCTGACGGTCATCACGCTGCATCCCGTCGAGGCACTCATCTTCGAGGTGAAGTTCTCGACTCTCGTCGCGGGCATCATGACGCTGCCGCTCATCGCGTTCCTGGCGTGGCCCGCACTCCGCGAGCGGAAGCTCGTCTACGGCCGCCGCTACGTCATCTTCGGCTGGGTCGGCGCGCTGCTCGTCGGTCTCGTGGGCGGGTTCGCCCTCGGCTACAGCTACGTCGCCCCGACGGTCATCAGCTACCTCGTCGCCGACACGGTGTCCGCGAACATGGTCATCAGCTACCGCATCACCGACTTCTTCTGGCTCATCTTCTACACGACGGCCGGAATCGGGCTCCTCGCGGACATCCCGGTGTTGATGGTGCTTCTGAACACGGCTGGGGTCTCCTACAAGGCGATGCGGGGCCGCTGGCGCGAGGTGACGGTCGGTATCCTCACCTTCGCGGCCTTCTTCACCCCCGCGGGCATCCTGACGATGTTCCTCGTCACGATTCCGCTCATGGCCGCCTACGGCGTCGGACTGGCCGTGCTGTTCATCTTGACGTTCGGCGGCCGCCGCGACCTCGTGAACCCCCGAACCGCGGACGCGTAG
- the tatC gene encoding twin-arginine translocase subunit TatC has translation MGDESESAGEPSRDPDGSDEPTDRVTESTDTDTEPAAEPEVAETSDGDGDVDGDGADDVAVADNADDADDAAADADDADVANDADDADDDAAVDDADDDAAADVDDDADADDVDTDGATETSDSDTDDGATADGESDTGGLEPVDDADAADADTDADASDSASEESPSPDADTDDSSETSEADGGFSNEMPDGFAEDFSHLEDDGDDLDDFEDGFIDGPDSDQEMPLADHIEEMVRRLAVVFVLGGGVALSVFGLGEVLAYVPSTVDIINFLWNQHIPGAGLPGNEDLRPHVYGPLELILTKLKVAGLVGVVVGLPVFVYESYLFMRPGLYQNERKYYLASVPTSLILAVVGVAFAHFVVLPSIFAYFTSYTTGTALIAFGLAETFNLILILMGYMAIVFQIPLFIMLAIMMNLVTREWLEDKRLIFWGAFLGLAFLVSPDPTGMAPIIIAITMVTLFEGTLALLRWTGN, from the coding sequence ATGGGCGACGAATCGGAGTCGGCTGGCGAGCCGTCGCGGGACCCCGACGGCAGCGACGAGCCGACAGACCGCGTCACGGAATCCACCGATACCGATACCGAACCGGCCGCAGAGCCGGAGGTAGCGGAGACCAGCGACGGCGACGGCGATGTCGATGGCGACGGTGCTGACGACGTTGCTGTCGCCGACAACGCTGACGATGCTGACGATGCTGCGGCCGACGCAGACGACGCTGATGTCGCCAACGACGCAGACGACGCAGACGACGATGCCGCTGTCGACGATGCTGACGACGATGCCGCGGCCGACGTCGACGACGATGCCGACGCTGACGACGTCGATACCGACGGAGCCACCGAGACGAGCGACTCCGACACCGACGACGGGGCTACCGCGGACGGCGAGTCGGACACGGGCGGACTCGAACCCGTCGACGACGCGGACGCTGCTGACGCCGACACCGACGCGGATGCCTCCGACAGTGCTTCCGAGGAGTCGCCGTCTCCGGACGCCGACACCGACGACTCCAGCGAGACGAGCGAGGCCGACGGCGGCTTCTCGAACGAGATGCCCGACGGCTTCGCCGAAGACTTCAGCCACCTCGAAGACGACGGCGACGACCTCGACGACTTCGAGGACGGCTTCATCGACGGTCCCGACTCCGACCAGGAGATGCCGCTTGCGGACCACATCGAGGAGATGGTCCGGCGGCTCGCCGTCGTCTTCGTCCTCGGTGGCGGGGTCGCGCTCTCGGTCTTCGGTCTCGGCGAAGTGCTCGCGTACGTCCCGAGCACCGTCGACATCATCAACTTCCTCTGGAACCAACACATCCCTGGTGCCGGTCTCCCCGGCAACGAGGATCTCCGCCCCCACGTCTACGGCCCGCTGGAACTCATCCTGACGAAACTGAAGGTCGCCGGCCTCGTCGGCGTCGTCGTCGGCCTGCCAGTCTTCGTCTACGAGTCGTATCTGTTCATGCGACCCGGACTGTACCAAAACGAGCGGAAATACTATCTGGCGTCCGTCCCGACGAGTCTCATCCTCGCGGTCGTCGGCGTCGCCTTCGCACACTTCGTCGTGCTTCCCTCCATCTTCGCGTACTTCACCAGCTACACGACGGGGACGGCGCTCATCGCGTTCGGTCTCGCGGAGACGTTCAACCTCATCCTCATCCTGATGGGCTACATGGCCATCGTCTTCCAGATTCCGCTGTTCATCATGCTCGCCATCATGATGAACCTCGTCACCCGCGAGTGGCTGGAGGACAAGCGGCTCATCTTCTGGGGGGCGTTCCTCG